The nucleotide window CGAAGGTCCTCGATGCCCAAGCGGCGCAGGAGTCCGGCGACACGATGCTGGTTGGGCTTCAGGCCGGCGCCAACTTTGTTCTCCAGGCCGCGGGTTGGCTCGAGGGCGGCCTGGTGATCGGCTATGAGAAGTTCGTCTTCGACCTTGATCGTTGCGGCAGCCACTCAAGGATGCTGACCGGCCTCCTGGTTGACGACAACACCTTGGCCGCTGACGCGTTCCGAGAAGCCGGGGCGGGAACCAACTTTCTAGGGGTAAGCCACACGATGGCCAATTTTGAGACGGCCAACTACCAGTCAGACCTGGCCGACGACACCTCGTTCGAACAGTGGTCTGCCGACGGTTCCCTGGACTCCGCCCAGCGAGCCAATTTGAGGTGGAAGGAGATGCTGGCCAACTACCACCCCCCGCCGTTTGAGCAGGATGTCGACGAGGAACTCCGAGACTTCATGGATGCAAAAAAGGCCTCCGACGAGGATCGCTGGTACTGATACCCGCCTTTTCAATTCGATCCACGCCAGGGAGGCGGTACTCCCGACCGGCTGGTGGGTGGTCAAGTCTGTGCGTCGACGTCCTCTGGTTCCTGGTCGTGATTCGTCGTAGGGTCGGTGGACGAACGAAGGAGGCCAACCATGGCCGATCAGTTCATCGGGACCGTGCTCCACCAGTGGCGACATGTCGAAGCAGCACTTGTCGGCGTTACTGAGGGCGAACTGCGGGTAGGGGACACCATCCACATCAAGGGCCACACCACCGACTTCACCCAGACGCTCGACTCGATGCAGGTGGACCACGCCCCGGTCGAGTCTGCCCAGGCGGGTGACGAGGTGGCGATCGCTGTCACCGATCGGGTTCGGGTCCAGGACAAGGTGTTCCGAGTCTCGGAGTCCGGATCGAGGCAGGGCGGCGGGTTGCTCAGCCGCCTCTTCGGTCGCCGGTCCTCGTAGCAGCACCGTCAAAGACAGTGCACCTTCGGGGGTGCCAAAACCGGGTGGTGTTGGCCCAGTCGTTGGCTGTTGGCCGACGAGCCCCAGCAATAGAAGCCCAAGGCGCGTCAGCCCATGGTCGTGCAGTGGAGGGGCTCCACCACCACACTGATCCGCTTGTCTAGGGGCTGGGCGTCCTCCCGTGGGAAGTCGTCGCCCCGGTACTTCTGGGATTGCGCGTCCAGCAGTTCCATGGCCCCCGCGTGCTCGATGCCGACAACCCGGCCGCGTACCTCGAGGTACCGCTCGTTGGAATCAGGGTCCGTGGCCGACAGGGCGATTCGATCGTCAGCTCGGAGGTTCCGCCACTTCTGGCGGCCCTCCAGGTGCGGAAAGCGAATGTGGGTGCCATCGAAGTCGGCCCACACGGGGGAAACGTGAGGTTCGCCAGACGGCCCGATGGTTGCCACATGCCAAACGGCGGGCAGGTCAAACAGGTCTGAGTGGCTCGCGGGAATTATGGACATGGAACGACGCTAGTCCTTCCGTGTCCTCCCAGAGACGGCCCCGATAACCACCATGAGGGTTGGAATTGCTCCCAAGACCATTGCTCCATGGCTGAGCACGTGGAACGACGAAACCGCCACGATCAAACCCGAGATGACACCGGCGACCCCGCCGGCCGCCGTCATACACATGTCAGCCATGCCTTGAAAGCCCACCCTGTCTGGCCCTGAGAAGGTTTCAACCAAGAGAGCCGAGCCGGCGATCAAACCACAGCTCCATCCGAGTCCGATCAGGAACAGGCCTGCAAAGGCTCCAAAGGACTCCCCGGC belongs to Acidimicrobiales bacterium and includes:
- a CDS encoding PPOX class F420-dependent oxidoreductase, whose amino-acid sequence is MSIIPASHSDLFDLPAVWHVATIGPSGEPHVSPVWADFDGTHIRFPHLEGRQKWRNLRADDRIALSATDPDSNERYLEVRGRVVGIEHAGAMELLDAQSQKYRGDDFPREDAQPLDKRISVVVEPLHCTTMG